The genomic interval ACGAGGGTGCCCGTGGTGAAGGTGGTGCGCAGCAGGGCGAGCATCTTCACATCCACCATCGCCCCGAAGACGAGGAAGGCGACAACGGCGCCCGGCATGAACACCGAGCCGAAGGAGACGATGAAGAACGCATCGACGTTGGAGCAGATCCCGATGATGAACGCGAGCACCATGAGTGCGAGGACGGACAGCACGGGGTTGGCTCCGAGCGCGACGAGTGCGTCTCGGGGGACGCCCACCTGGATGATGCCGGCGATCAGGCAGCCGAGGATGAGCGCGGGGAGCACGGCGCTGGTCTCCTCGGCGAATCCGACGAACGCGCGCCGCATCCGCGAGCCCTGGGCCGGGTGGTCGTGGTGCGCCCGGCAGGTGGCCTGGAACCCGGGGGTGAGGAGGTTCTGGGGTTGCGGGTGGCGGCTGAACATCCATCCGATGAGATTCGCGATGAGGAACCCGCCGAGGATGCGCGCGATGAGGATGCCGTGATCCCAGCCGAACGCCTGGTAGGTGACGATGATCGTCACGGGGTTGAGGATGGGGGCCGCGAGCAGGAAGGTGATCGCTTCGGGGACGCTGAGGCCGCGCACGATGAGGCCGCGCGCGAGCGGCACGTTGCCGCACTCGCAGACGGGAAGCAGGATTCCGAGCAGCGAGAGCGCGGCGCGACGCAGCATGGGGGTGCGCGGCAGGTAGCGCTCGAAGACCCACGCGGGCACCCACACCTGAACGACGACGGACAGCAGCACGCCGAGGAAGATGAACGGCAGCGACTCGATGAGCACGCTCGCAGAGAGGGTGACGAGGTCGCGGGCGACAGTGGGAAGGGTCTCGGCGGGAAGATCTCCGGTGAGGGTGCGCAGCGCGACGAACGCCGCGAGCAGGAGAAGTGCCACGACGGCCGCGGTGGTGGGGCGCACGCGGGCCGGCCGGGTCTGCTGCATGTGCTTCAGGTTAGGCGATGCGGATGGGGGGATCCGGCGGACGCCGGACGCTATCCGTTTTGACAATCATTATCAATAAGGCGTACCGTCGCCGTATGACTTCCCCTCGCCTGCCGCTCCTCGCCCTCACGACCGCCGCCATCGCGGCGCTCGCGCTCGTCGGCTGCGCCCCTGGCGACACCGACTCGACGAGCGACCGACTGCAGATCGTCGCGTCGACCAACGTCTACGCCTCGATCGCCTCCGCGATCGCGGGAGACGGCGCGGATGTGGAGGCGATCATCGACGACATCGCCTTGGACCCGCACGAGTACGAAGCAACCACCCGCGATGCCCTGGCGCTCGACCGTGCCGACCTCGTGATCATGAACGGCGGCGGCTACGACGAGTTCATGAGCACGCTGCTGGGAGCCCAGAGCAC from Salinibacterium sp. ZJ70 carries:
- a CDS encoding permease gives rise to the protein MQQTRPARVRPTTAAVVALLLLAAFVALRTLTGDLPAETLPTVARDLVTLSASVLIESLPFIFLGVLLSVVVQVWVPAWVFERYLPRTPMLRRAALSLLGILLPVCECGNVPLARGLIVRGLSVPEAITFLLAAPILNPVTIIVTYQAFGWDHGILIARILGGFLIANLIGWMFSRHPQPQNLLTPGFQATCRAHHDHPAQGSRMRRAFVGFAEETSAVLPALILGCLIAGIIQVGVPRDALVALGANPVLSVLALMVLAFIIGICSNVDAFFIVSFGSVFMPGAVVAFLVFGAMVDVKMLALLRTTFTTGTLVRITLVAALAAAALGFGVNLLG